A window of Stutzerimonas stutzeri genomic DNA:
GGTACCGGCAGCAGCTCCAGATGGATACCGTGTTTGGCCGCATAGCCCTGGTTCGCGCCCGCGGCCAGTTGCATTTGCATCGCCAGCGAATGGCTGCGCAGATCCAGCGCCATCTTGCCGGCGACCAGCTTGTCCATATCCAGCAGATCGTCTACCAGGCGGCCCAGACGCAGGCTGTTGTGGTGGGCAATGGTCAGCATCTGCAGCATCGTCGGCGAAGGCTCGCCCAGCGCGCCACCGACGATCAGGCCGAGCGCACCGGAGATCGAGGTCAGCGGCGTGCGCAGCTCGTGGCTGACGATCGATACCAGTTCACTCTTCATCCGCTCGATGCGCTTGCGCTCGGTGATGTCGCGCACCAGACCGATGAACTTGCGCTCACCATGGTGGCTGATCTGCGATACGCGCAGCTCGATGGTGAAGGTTTCGCCGTTGCGGCGCAGCGCGGTCAGTTCGCGGTTCTGCTCCAGCGCGCGCGAAGTGCCGCGTTGCGTATAGTTGTCCAGATAGCCGTCATGGGCCGAACGGTCCGGCTCGGGCATCAACATCGAGAGGTTGCGACCCAGCACTTCGTCACTGCCGTAACCGAAGATCTGTTCGGCGGCGTGGTTGAAGGTTTCGATGATGCCGCGCTCATCGATGATGATGATGGCGTCGATCACGTTGTCGATCAGCATGCTCAGGTAGCGTTCGCGCTCCTGCATCTCTTCCTTGGCCAATGCCTGGTCGGTGACGTCCCAGATGAAGCCGTCGCACCAGCCGACACTGTCGTCGCGCTCGCGCACTACACGGGCCTTTTCCCGCACGTAGACCGTGCGTCCTTCGGCATTGGTGAGCCGGTAGATGCCTTCGAAGGTGTCCTGCTCGGGGCGGTGGCAGGCCAGCGGCAGATCCTCGGTGTGGATGAGGCTGGTGAAGCTGCGCACGCGGTCGCCGACGAAGTCGCTGGCCGGATAGCCTGTCAGGCGCACGATGCCCTCGCTGAGGTAACTCATGCGGCGACGGCCATCGTTGCGGCAGCGGTAGACCACCCCGGGCAGATTGCTGACCATGGCGCGATAACGGCTTTCGCTTTTCTTCAGTGCGCGGGTGGCTTCCATCAGCTCGGTGATTTCGGTGACGAAGCCATGCCACAGCACCGTGCCGTCGGAAAGCCGCTCGGCCGTCGCACGCCCTTCAGCCCAGACCAGGCCGCGCTGCGGATGCTGGATTCGGAATTCGACCGAGCCGGTGCCGGGACGCGCCGCCAGGCGCAGCAGCGCGAACTTTAAGCGAGTCAGGTCCTGCGGGTGTACGCGCGCGAGCGCGTGAGTGGGCTCATCCAGCAGCTGCTGAGGATCGATGCCATAGAGTTCGCGCGCGCCCTCGCTGGCATACAGGAACGCGTAGCGACCATTGGCGAAGCGCTTGAGCTGGAACACCACGCCGGGCAGCAGGCTGGCGATTTTCTGCGCGCGGTCGTACAGGCGTTGCTGGCGGCGGCTCTGTTGCTGCTGGGCGAACTGATGCTGCCGTTGCACGCTGAAGCGTCGCTGCAGGAGGAAGGCCAATGTCAGCAGCAGCGCTTCGGCGATCAGCCAGGCCAGGCTCCATTTGATCAGCAGGCGGCGCTCGGCCTGGTGATGCTCGTTTTCCATCGCACTGATGTCGCGCCACACCAGGGCTGCCGCCAGCGGACGCTTTGGCTGGGCCTGCTGCTCATCGTGCAGCGGGATCTGGTTGAGCATGTAGCTGCGCCCGGCGGCACTGAGCAGACGCGAGGCGGTGCCGCTTTCCGGGTCTGGCAGCATGCCGGTCTCGGCCCAATGCAGAACCTGCGTCGCTGAATGGCCGATCAGCAGCCAGTTGCTGTCTCGATGCAGCTGAACGCCGCTGGGTGGCGGCAGGTTGGCCGCCTGAAGCGCGTCTCGATTGACGATCAATGCCAGGCCGGCAGCCAGCTGACTGCTCAGGTCGGACAGCTCCGGCAGTACGTTGTAACCGACTTCCAGCGCGCCAATCACTTCACTGCCCGGCCGGTCGGTGGCGTGCAGCGGAATGATGGCGCGGCTGCTGGCGCCGAGTGCGTCGACTTCCAGGCCCAATTGCGCGATGTCATCGAGCAGCACCCGCGCGAGCATCGGGCGCTGCTCGGCCAGCGTGTCGCCGAAATGCTCGGGCTGTTGCATGCGCAGCAGCGCCATGCCGGCATTACCCCAGAATATCTGCAGCTGTAGCGCTTGGTTGCGCTGCATCGAGTTCCAGGCCGGGGTCAGTGCCGCGAGCAGGCGCTGGCGCGAGCGCTCCACGCGCTCATCGTCCAGCGCAATGCCATCACGCAGCTTGGTGTCGATCCGACGCACCTGGCGCAAAACCTCGGCATTGCCGGCCAAGGCCGTAGCGACCATATCCGCCTGACGCCGCTGGTTGAGCTGAGCGCTTTGTAGCGCCAGGCTCTGCAGCTCGCCGTGGGTTTCGATTTCCAGATGCCAGGCGATATCTCGGGCGCTGTAATCATTGAACGCAAGGCTGCCGAACAGCAGCGCGAGCAGCAGGCTGCCTAGTGCGAAGATCCATCTGGCGGTAGAAATGCCGGCGGTGGTCATCGGCAAGCCGGCCAGAAGCGCGAGGTGCTGCGCTCGACATACAACGTTTGCATGAGACGCAACTTTCCGGGGCGGAAAAAGAAACAATGATAGCCGTATGCCAGCACGGCTGATAGCGTCTTGCTGGAAATGGGGGTAATCAGCACGCTCGGAGCATGCTGAAACAGCCTGGCGATTGCAGCCGAAGCTGGCTAAAAAAGCACCAGCTTTTAGACGGTCGGTCAGGCTGTTTTATAGACTCGCTGCGACGTGATGTTAGGCTGGCAAGCAGGCCAACGCCGGCGAGGTTGTCGGCGCGCCTAATCCACGAGGCACCCCGTAACTATGTGGCACACCGGTTTACTCGACCTTTCGGTCTGGCAACTCATCGCGACCACGCTGCTGCTGACTCACGTCACTATCGTCAGCGTCACGGTCTACCTGCATCGCTATTCGGCGCATCGTTCGCTGGAGCTGCATCCGGCGCTCAAACACTTCTTCCGTTTCTGGCTGTGGCTGACCACGGCGATGAACACCCGCGAGTGGACCGCCATCCACCGCAAGCACCACGCCAAGTGCGAAACCCCCGACGACCCGCACAGCCCTGTACACAAGGGCCTCGCCACGGTCGTGCGCAAGGGCGCCGAGCTGTACATGGAAGAGGCGAAGAACGAGGAGACCTTGCGCATCTACGGCAAGAACTGCCCGGATGACTGGGTCGAGCGCAACCTCTATTCGCGTTTCCCCAATGGCGGCATCGTGCTCATGCTGCTCATCGACCTGGCGCTGTTCGGCGTCATCGGCCTCAGCATCTGGGCCGTGCAGATGATCTGGATTCCGTTCTGGGCCGCCGGCGTGGTCAACGGTCTTGGCCATGCGGTCGGCTATCGGAACTTCGAATGCCGCGATGCGGCGACCAATCTCGTGCCCTGGGGCATCCTCATCGGTGGTGAAGAGCTGCACAACAATCACCACACCTATCCGAACTCGGCCAAGCTCTCGGTGCGCAAGTGGGAGTTCGATATGGGTTGGGCCTGGATTCGCCTGTTCAGCCTGCTCGGGCTGGCCAAGGTCAACCGTACCGCACCCATCGCCCATCGCATCGAAGGCAAGCAGCAGCTGGACATGGACAGCGCGATGGCGATCCTCAACAACCGTTTCCAGATCATGGCGCAGTACCGCAAGCTGGTCATCGTGCCGCTGGTGCGCCAGGAACTGAGCCGCGCCGACGCCTCCGTACGTCATCAGCTGCGCCGTGCCAAGCGCCTGCTATCGCGTGAACCGAGTCTGTTGCAGCAGGAGCAGCAAGCGCATATCGACCTCATGCTCGCGCAAAGCCAGGCACTCAAGGTGATCTACGAGAAGCGTCTGGCACTGCAGCAGATCTGGACCCGGACCAGCTCCAACGGCCACGACATGCTTGCCGCCATCAAACAATGGGTGCACGAGGCCGAGGCCAGCGGCATCCAGTCGCTGCGTGAATTCGCCGAGCACCTGCGTACCTACTCCCTGAGGCCGCCCGTCGCCTCGGCTTGACCTTCGATCGGCTTAGCCTGCCGGTGTGGCGGCGCTCGGAACTTTGCGCCTGGCCAACTCTCTGAACAGCACTCTTATCTATGCAGTACCGCCGCATGTGCGGCGGTCGATTCAGGAAGAATGGCTATGCGGCTGGCGAGCAATCAGGGTGATTCGGGAATGAGAATGCCTCCGGGCGGCGACGCGCAGACGTTGCTGGCACTGATGCACGCGCGTGCCGAAGCGGCCCGCCTGGGTGAGCGTGAGCAGCTGTTCAGCACCCTGTTGGGCGGCGTTAACGCGGTGCTCTGGGCGTTCGACTGGCAGGCGCAGCGGATGATCTACGTCAGCCCGGCATACGAGCGCATCTTCGGTCGCTCGCCGGCCTTGCTGCTGGCCGACTACGGCGAATGGCGCAACTCGATCTATCCCGATGACGTGGAGTATGCGCAGAAGAGCATGCTTGCCGTGCTTGACGAGGGCGCCGTAGAGACCCGCGAGTACCGCATCATCCGTGGCGATGGGCAGTTGCGCTGGCTGAGCGACAAGTGCTTCATCGGGCGCGAGGCCGAGCATGGTCAGGGCCCGATCATCGTCGGCATCGCCGAGGACATCACCGAGAAGAAACAACTCGAAGGCGAGCTGCAGCGCCTGGCGACCACCGACGTGCTGACCCAGAGCAGCAACCGCCGGCACTTCTTCGATTGCGCCCGCAACGAATTCGAGCGAGCCCGGCAGTTCGCCTCGTCGCTGGCATTCCTGCTGCTGGACATCGATGACTTCAAACGCATCAACGATACCCACGGGCACCAGATGGGTGATCAGGTGCTGCAGAAAGTGGCCCGCTGCGGCGCTTCGGTGCTGCGCCAGAGCGATCTGTTCGGGCGCATCGGCGGTGAGGAATTCGCCGCCGTGCTAACGGGCTGTCAGCCGGACCTGGCCGAGCAGATTGCCGAGCGCTTGCAGCGCGAAATCGAACGCGTGGTATTTACCGCTGAAAATGGCGAGCGCTTCCGTGTCACCGCCAGCCTGGGCCTGACTTATTTGAAAGCCAGCGATCCCGAGCTGAGCAGCGTTTTCGCCCGCGCCGATGCGGCGATGTACACCGCCAAGCGCCTGGGCAAGAACCAGGTGATCGTCGGCTGAGACGCAGCTCAGCGGATCGAACTGACGCTGGCCGGTCTGCTCAGTCGGCCAGTTCGTCGTAACCCCGCCCGATGAACTGCAGCAGGCAAAAGCCATGGCCGAACGGGTCGGCCAGCAGCGCCAGCTTGTGTCCGACCTGAGTCGCTATCGGCTGTTCCAGATGCGCGCCATGAGCGATGGCCCTGGCCGTGGCGGCTTCGATGTCCTCGACGACGAAATCCAGATGCAGTGGAGTCCAGTGCCGCCCGTAGTTGCGCTGCAGAGTTCCACCGGGGATCGCGGCACTGCCCGCGTCCTTGAGTAGCAGATAGATCGGTGTCGGGCCACCGAGCATCTCCACCGCAAAGCTGCCGAGGCGGCGGCCTTCACGAAGGTCGAACACCGACTGGTAGAAGTCGACAGCCCGCTCCAGGTCGTCGACATCCAGGTTCACCAGAAACGTCATCGAACCTCCTCGTGCCTGATGGTCAGGCTCAAGTTCGTCGCGTCAGCGTAACAGCGGCGCCGGTTGCTGCTGGGTGATGCAGTGAATGTTGCCGCCGCCGAGGAGAATCTCGCGACCCGGTACCATCACCACCTGATGCTGCGGAAACACCTGCGCCAGAATTCGCTCGGCTTCGGCATCCAGCGGGTCACTGAAGGCTGGTGCGATGATGCCGCCGTTGACGATGAGGAAATTCACATAGCTGCCGGCCAGGCGGACCGACGGATCGCGCGGCTGGCTGCCATCCAGGGCGATGACGCCAGCACATTCCTCGGCGGTTGCGTGCAGCGGGCCGGGGATTGGCATCTTGTGCACTGTCAGCGCGCGGCCCTTGTCGTCTCGGGCGCTCTGCAGCACAGCCATGGCCGCCTGGCAGCGCTCGAAGTTGGGGTCGTTCGCATCGTCGGTCCAGGCCAGCAGCACTTCACCGGGGCGTACGAAGCAGCAGAAGTTGTCGACGTGGCCGTCGGTTTCATCATTGAACAGGCCGTGGGGCAGCCAGATGATGCTGTCGACCGCCAGGTGATCGCGTAGCACTGCCTCGATCTGCTCGCGGGTCAGATGCGGGTTGCGGTTGCGATTGAGCAGGCATTCCTCGGTGGTGATCAGCGTGCCTTCGCCGTCGACATGGATCGAGCCGCCTTCGAGCACGAAGCCTTCGGTGCGGTAGCGATCGCAGTATTCGATCTCGAGAATTTTGCGCGCCACTTCGTCGTCGCGCTGCCAGTCGGCATAGAGCCCGCCGTCTTCACCACCCCAGGCGTTGAATGTCCAATCCACACCGCGCAGCCCGCCGTTGTCGTCGACGACGAAAGTCGGTCCGGTGTCGCGCACCCAGGCATCGTCGGTGCTTATCTCCACTACGCGGATTCGCGGATCATCCAATGCCGCTCGTGCCGTGATGTATTGCTCGGCACTGGCACAGACGGTGACCGGCTCGAAGCGCGCGATGGCTTTGGCTACGGCGGTGAACGCAGCCTGCGCGGGCGCACCGTTGTCACGCCAGTTGTCCGGGCGTTGCGGCCAGACCATCCAGGCTTGGCTGTGCGGCGCCCATTCGGCGGGCATAAAGTAGCCATCGGTACGTGGCGTGGTGGTCAGCGTGGTCATCTGTATCTCTCATGAAGCGGGAAAGGGCAGGCCTTTCCCGTGGTGCGTAGCGGCGGGCGCGCGACTCACTCTGACGGCTGCGAGCCGTCCAGAGTCCGGATCGAGCCGTAGAGATTCGGCCGGCGATCACGGAACACACCCCAGGCGCTGCGGATGTGTTCGAGCTGGTCGAGATCGAACTGGTGCACCAGCACGCCTTCGCTGGTTTCATCCATTTCCTCGACCTTGGCACCGAACTGGTCGGCGATGAACGAGGAGCCGTAGAAGGTGATGTCGTAGCCGTCCTGCTCTTCGCGGCCGATGCGGTTGCTGGCGATCAGCGGCATCAGGTTGGCGCCGGCATGGCCCTGCTGCACGCGCTGCCAGTGGTCGCGCGACGTGATGTTCGGGTCGTGCGGCTCGCTGCCGATGGCGGTCGGGTAAAACAACAGTTCCGCGCCCATCAGCGCCATGCTGCGCGCGGTTTCGGGGAACCACTGATCCCAGCAGATGGCCACGCCGATCTTGGCGTAGCGGGTATTCCAGACCTTGAAGCCGGTGTCGCCCGGGTTGAAGTAGTACTTCTCGTGATACCCGGGGCCGTCCGGAATGTGGCTCTTGCGGTAGACGCCGAGCAGCTTGCCGTCGGCATCGATGATGGCGATCGAGTTGAAGCGTGCACGCCCGGCGAGCTCGAAGAAGCTGATCGGCAACACTACCTGCAGTTCGGCGGCGACCTTTTGGAAATGCTGGATGGCCGGATTTTCCTCGACCGACGAGGCCAGCTGCAGGTATTCGGCATTGGGCTTCTGGCAGAAGTAGGGCGTCTCGAACAGCTCCTGAATAAGGATGATCTGCGCGCCCTTGGCGGCGGCCTCGCGCACCAGCTTGTCGGCATTGGCGATGTTGGCCTGGCGATCCCAGGAACAGGCCATCTGGGTGGCGGCAACGGTAACGACTCGGGACATGGAAACCTCGCGGCTGCGGTTGAAAGGGCGGCAGTTATCGAAGGCGCAAATTTATTCGATACTTATCCGGATTGATAGTGTTCGATTGGCATGTGGTCGGTTTCGATTAGGCCGTTTATCGATATTTATCGGTTATTACTCAGCCTGCGCCCGCTTCGGCAAGCACGGCGGCAGATACAGACCCAGGTAGGCGTCGAACACTCGCAGGCCTTCCTCGGCCATGCGCGGCGTCAGGCTGCCGTACAGCTGTATGGATCGAGCATAGACGCGGTCGCCCAGTTCCAGGGCCAGCGCAAAGACATCAATGTCCTGCGGCAGGGGCGGGAGGGCGAAGTGGCGGTCGAACACCGTCTGCATCGCCTGACCGAGTTCGAGATCCAGGCGCTGGTCGGCTTGCGTCACCTCGCCGAGGCCATGCTGCACCAGGATCAGCTGGCGAGCGGCGCTGTCCTGCTCGTAGACCCTCAGCATGCGCTGCTCGATCAGTCGTGAGAGGTCGCGCCAGCTGGTCAGGCTCTGATGATCGATGGGCTGTTCGAGGCTGGCTCTGAAGGTCGCGTGGACGTCCGCCGTCAGTGCTGCGAGCAGCGCCGGCACACCTGAGAAGAAGTGATAGACGGAAGAAGGCGGAATGCCGGCGCGCTCGGCCACGGCATATACGGATAACGTCGTGGCGCCCTGCTCGGCGAGCAGTTCGCGGGCACTGGCAAGGATCTGGCGAATGCGCGTCTGGCTGCTGGCGCGCGGGCGGCGACTGGGCGTCGCTGGGCTGGGCTTGGTCATCGGCCTATTTGAAGCCAGCACGGCGGCGGATGCAAACCGCCGTGCTATCGCCTCGCCATGACAGGCGGCTAGACGGTATGCAGATACCAGTTGTATTCCAGATCGGAGATCGAGTGCTCGAATTCGGCCAGTTCGCTCTCCTTGCAGGCAACGAAGATGTCGATGTAATCAGGACTGATGTAGCGCGCCATGATCTCGCTGTCGTCCAGCTCGCGCAGTGCGTCGCGCAGATTGGTCGGCAGGCTCTGTTCGACCTGCTCGTAGGAGTTGCCCTCGATGGGCGCGTCCGGCTCGATCTTGTTGGTCAGGCCGTGATGCACCCCGGCGAGGATGCCCGCCAGCAGCAAGTACGGGTTGGCATCAGCGCCAGCGACACGATGCTCGACACGCACCGCGTCCGGGCTGTCGGTCGGCACGCGCAGCGCCACCGTGCGGTTGTCCATGCCCCAGCAGGGCGCATTGGGCACGTAGAACTGCGCGCCGAAGCGGCGGTAGGAGTTCACGTTGGGGCAGAGGAAGGCCATCGACGCCGCCATGGTCTCCTGCAAACCGCCGATGGCATGCCGCAGTGTTTCGCTTTCCAGCGGATTGTCGGTGGCGAATATATTGTTGCCATTCTTGTCGAGCAGCGAGATGTGCACGTGCAACCCGTTGCCGGCCTGGCCCGGATAGGGCTTGGCCATGAAGGTGGTGTCCATCTCGTGGTCGTAGGCGATGTTCTTGATCAGTCGCTTGAGCAGCACTGCGTAGTCGCACGCCTTGATCGGGTCGGCAACGTGATGCAGGTTGACCTCGAACTGTGCCGGAGCGCTTTCCTTGACGATGGCGTCGGCCGGAATGCCTTGCTCCTTGGCGCCTTCGAGAATGTCCTGCAGACAGTCGACGTATTCGTCGAGATCATCGATCAGGTAGACCTGGGTCGAATGCGGCCGCTTGCCGGAAATCGGCGAGCGCGGCGGCTGCGGTCGGCCGTTGATGTTCTCCTGGTCGATCAGATAGAACTCGAGTTCGAAGGCGGCGCAGATGGTCAGGCCGAGCTCGTCGAATTTGCTCACCACCTGGCGCAGCACCTCGCGCGGGTCGGCAAAGAACGGGTCGCCATCACGCTCGTGCATGGTCATCAGCAGCTGCGCGGTGGGGCGCTTCTGCCAGGGTTCCTTGCACAGTGTGTTGGGGATCGGGAAGCAGGTGCGGTCGGAGTCGCCGATATCCATGCCCAGCCCGCTGCTTTCAACGGTGATGCCATTGATGTCCAGAGCGAACAGCGAAGCGGGTAGGTTGATGCCCTTTTCGTAGACCTTGTGCAGGCTGGCGCGCTCGATGCGCTTGCCGCGCACTACTCCATTCATGTCGGTGATCAGCAGATCGACGTACTGGATCTCCGGATGTTCCTTGAGAAATGCGTTAGCTTCGTTGAGCTGAACGGCACGCGGCGGGGCCATGATGAATTACCTTAATTGTTAAAAATTTCAATCATCAGATGCTTGTCTGGGAGTCAATCGAAAAGCCTGTTCACTGTCAATAGTAGCCCGCTAGCGCCCCATCAGTGCCCACAACAGGCCTTTTTTGGGGCATATCGAAGGCGCTGACGATAACCTGCGACGGGCTAATGCTCGGGCTATTGTCTATAAAAATGAACAAGACTACTCTCCGGTATGCCTCATTCGAACGACGAGTATCCCATGTCGCGCAAGCCTCTGATCGGCGTTTCGGCCTGTACCAAGCAGATCGGCCACCACAAATTCCACATCGCTGGTGACAAGTACCTGCGTGCCGCGGCGATCGCCGGTGTGCCGCTGGTGATCCCGGCACTGGACGAGCTGATCGACCCGACGACGCTGCTGGAAAGCTTCGACGGCCTGTTGTTCACCGGCTCGCCGTCGAATGTCGAGCCGCTTCATTATGGCGGCCCAGCGAGCGAGGCGGGTACGCATCATGATCCTTCGCGTGATCACCTCACCCTGCCGCTTATTCGTGCAGCTGTCGAGGCGGGTATTCCAGTGTTTGGCATCTGCCGGGGCTTTCAGGAAATGAACGTGGCCTTTGGCGGCACGCTGCACCAGAAGGTTCACGAGGCCGGACCTTATCAGGATCACCGTGAGCGTCAGGATGATCCACTGGAGGTGCAGTACGGCCTCAGTCATGCATTGCATGTCCAGCCTGGCGGCCTGCTCGAGAAAATGGGCCTGCCGGCGCAAATTCAGGTCAACTCCGTACACGGTCA
This region includes:
- the aguB gene encoding N-carbamoylputrescine amidase → MSRVVTVAATQMACSWDRQANIANADKLVREAAAKGAQIILIQELFETPYFCQKPNAEYLQLASSVEENPAIQHFQKVAAELQVVLPISFFELAGRARFNSIAIIDADGKLLGVYRKSHIPDGPGYHEKYYFNPGDTGFKVWNTRYAKIGVAICWDQWFPETARSMALMGAELLFYPTAIGSEPHDPNITSRDHWQRVQQGHAGANLMPLIASNRIGREEQDGYDITFYGSSFIADQFGAKVEEMDETSEGVLVHQFDLDQLEHIRSAWGVFRDRRPNLYGSIRTLDGSQPSE
- a CDS encoding gamma-glutamyl-gamma-aminobutyrate hydrolase family protein, encoding MSRKPLIGVSACTKQIGHHKFHIAGDKYLRAAAIAGVPLVIPALDELIDPTTLLESFDGLLFTGSPSNVEPLHYGGPASEAGTHHDPSRDHLTLPLIRAAVEAGIPVFGICRGFQEMNVAFGGTLHQKVHEAGPYQDHRERQDDPLEVQYGLSHALHVQPGGLLEKMGLPAQIQVNSVHGQGVERLGGGLRIEALAPDGLIEAFSVKQSRSFALGVQWHPEWQVHEHPHYLALFRGFAEACEARARQR
- a CDS encoding VOC family protein, with protein sequence MTFLVNLDVDDLERAVDFYQSVFDLREGRRLGSFAVEMLGGPTPIYLLLKDAGSAAIPGGTLQRNYGRHWTPLHLDFVVEDIEAATARAIAHGAHLEQPIATQVGHKLALLADPFGHGFCLLQFIGRGYDELAD
- a CDS encoding glutamine synthetase family protein, producing MAPPRAVQLNEANAFLKEHPEIQYVDLLITDMNGVVRGKRIERASLHKVYEKGINLPASLFALDINGITVESSGLGMDIGDSDRTCFPIPNTLCKEPWQKRPTAQLLMTMHERDGDPFFADPREVLRQVVSKFDELGLTICAAFELEFYLIDQENINGRPQPPRSPISGKRPHSTQVYLIDDLDEYVDCLQDILEGAKEQGIPADAIVKESAPAQFEVNLHHVADPIKACDYAVLLKRLIKNIAYDHEMDTTFMAKPYPGQAGNGLHVHISLLDKNGNNIFATDNPLESETLRHAIGGLQETMAASMAFLCPNVNSYRRFGAQFYVPNAPCWGMDNRTVALRVPTDSPDAVRVEHRVAGADANPYLLLAGILAGVHHGLTNKIEPDAPIEGNSYEQVEQSLPTNLRDALRELDDSEIMARYISPDYIDIFVACKESELAEFEHSISDLEYNWYLHTV
- the aguA gene encoding agmatine deiminase — encoded protein: MTTLTTTPRTDGYFMPAEWAPHSQAWMVWPQRPDNWRDNGAPAQAAFTAVAKAIARFEPVTVCASAEQYITARAALDDPRIRVVEISTDDAWVRDTGPTFVVDDNGGLRGVDWTFNAWGGEDGGLYADWQRDDEVARKILEIEYCDRYRTEGFVLEGGSIHVDGEGTLITTEECLLNRNRNPHLTREQIEAVLRDHLAVDSIIWLPHGLFNDETDGHVDNFCCFVRPGEVLLAWTDDANDPNFERCQAAMAVLQSARDDKGRALTVHKMPIPGPLHATAEECAGVIALDGSQPRDPSVRLAGSYVNFLIVNGGIIAPAFSDPLDAEAERILAQVFPQHQVVMVPGREILLGGGNIHCITQQQPAPLLR
- the desA gene encoding delta-9 fatty acid desaturase DesA, which encodes MWHTGLLDLSVWQLIATTLLLTHVTIVSVTVYLHRYSAHRSLELHPALKHFFRFWLWLTTAMNTREWTAIHRKHHAKCETPDDPHSPVHKGLATVVRKGAELYMEEAKNEETLRIYGKNCPDDWVERNLYSRFPNGGIVLMLLIDLALFGVIGLSIWAVQMIWIPFWAAGVVNGLGHAVGYRNFECRDAATNLVPWGILIGGEELHNNHHTYPNSAKLSVRKWEFDMGWAWIRLFSLLGLAKVNRTAPIAHRIEGKQQLDMDSAMAILNNRFQIMAQYRKLVIVPLVRQELSRADASVRHQLRRAKRLLSREPSLLQQEQQAHIDLMLAQSQALKVIYEKRLALQQIWTRTSSNGHDMLAAIKQWVHEAEASGIQSLREFAEHLRTYSLRPPVASA
- a CDS encoding PAS domain S-box protein; translation: MTTAGISTARWIFALGSLLLALLFGSLAFNDYSARDIAWHLEIETHGELQSLALQSAQLNQRRQADMVATALAGNAEVLRQVRRIDTKLRDGIALDDERVERSRQRLLAALTPAWNSMQRNQALQLQIFWGNAGMALLRMQQPEHFGDTLAEQRPMLARVLLDDIAQLGLEVDALGASSRAIIPLHATDRPGSEVIGALEVGYNVLPELSDLSSQLAAGLALIVNRDALQAANLPPPSGVQLHRDSNWLLIGHSATQVLHWAETGMLPDPESGTASRLLSAAGRSYMLNQIPLHDEQQAQPKRPLAAALVWRDISAMENEHHQAERRLLIKWSLAWLIAEALLLTLAFLLQRRFSVQRQHQFAQQQQSRRQQRLYDRAQKIASLLPGVVFQLKRFANGRYAFLYASEGARELYGIDPQQLLDEPTHALARVHPQDLTRLKFALLRLAARPGTGSVEFRIQHPQRGLVWAEGRATAERLSDGTVLWHGFVTEITELMEATRALKKSESRYRAMVSNLPGVVYRCRNDGRRRMSYLSEGIVRLTGYPASDFVGDRVRSFTSLIHTEDLPLACHRPEQDTFEGIYRLTNAEGRTVYVREKARVVRERDDSVGWCDGFIWDVTDQALAKEEMQERERYLSMLIDNVIDAIIIIDERGIIETFNHAAEQIFGYGSDEVLGRNLSMLMPEPDRSAHDGYLDNYTQRGTSRALEQNRELTALRRNGETFTIELRVSQISHHGERKFIGLVRDITERKRIERMKSELVSIVSHELRTPLTSISGALGLIVGGALGEPSPTMLQMLTIAHHNSLRLGRLVDDLLDMDKLVAGKMALDLRSHSLAMQMQLAAGANQGYAAKHGIHLELLPVPALQVIADDDRLQQVLANLISNAVKFSPEGGSVSLGAQQHGAWVRIWVRDQGPGIAAEFHARIFQKFSQADSSDTRQKGGTGLGLAISKELIEYMNGRIGFDSEPGQGACFWCELPLAPAATELS
- a CDS encoding TetR/AcrR family transcriptional regulator, which encodes MTKPSPATPSRRPRASSQTRIRQILASARELLAEQGATTLSVYAVAERAGIPPSSVYHFFSGVPALLAALTADVHATFRASLEQPIDHQSLTSWRDLSRLIEQRMLRVYEQDSAARQLILVQHGLGEVTQADQRLDLELGQAMQTVFDRHFALPPLPQDIDVFALALELGDRVYARSIQLYGSLTPRMAEEGLRVFDAYLGLYLPPCLPKRAQAE
- a CDS encoding GGDEF domain-containing protein: MRLASNQGDSGMRMPPGGDAQTLLALMHARAEAARLGEREQLFSTLLGGVNAVLWAFDWQAQRMIYVSPAYERIFGRSPALLLADYGEWRNSIYPDDVEYAQKSMLAVLDEGAVETREYRIIRGDGQLRWLSDKCFIGREAEHGQGPIIVGIAEDITEKKQLEGELQRLATTDVLTQSSNRRHFFDCARNEFERARQFASSLAFLLLDIDDFKRINDTHGHQMGDQVLQKVARCGASVLRQSDLFGRIGGEEFAAVLTGCQPDLAEQIAERLQREIERVVFTAENGERFRVTASLGLTYLKASDPELSSVFARADAAMYTAKRLGKNQVIVG